One Nitrospira sp. DNA window includes the following coding sequences:
- a CDS encoding LSU rRNA pseudouridine(1911/1915/1917) synthase produces MNGFTTTPVEFVVTAGESPKRIDLFLANRDPAFSRSALQRLIEEGRIQINGRTVRSSQKIKPGDCIRLEVPRPEPLDLQPEAIPVEILHEDAEVLVLNKPAGLVVHPAPGNWSGTLVNALLHHFSRSGVTPSHIGGKERPGLVHRLDKETSGVMVIAKTDQAHRALAAQFKQHTITRVYEALIWGVPKKGHGLIDLAIGRDTKERKKFSPRTTKPKPSATEYQVDRRYGKVAAHVLLLPKTGRTHQLRVHLTSIEHPILGDKTYGGAKVMTVEGLPIPRVMLHARTLGFTHPTSRERRQFDVPCPPDMEQVQELLRAATARREVVGT; encoded by the coding sequence GTGAATGGGTTTACGACGACGCCGGTCGAGTTCGTTGTCACCGCAGGGGAGTCACCCAAACGGATCGATCTTTTTCTCGCCAATCGGGACCCGGCCTTTTCGCGGTCGGCTCTGCAGCGATTGATCGAAGAGGGGCGGATTCAGATCAACGGCCGAACGGTACGGTCAAGCCAAAAAATCAAACCGGGGGACTGCATCAGGTTGGAGGTGCCCAGGCCAGAGCCACTCGATCTCCAGCCCGAAGCCATTCCGGTTGAGATCCTCCATGAAGATGCCGAGGTGTTGGTGCTCAATAAACCGGCGGGCCTCGTCGTCCACCCGGCGCCCGGCAACTGGTCCGGCACCTTGGTGAATGCGTTGCTGCATCATTTTTCGCGGTCGGGCGTCACGCCGTCGCACATCGGGGGGAAGGAGCGCCCCGGCCTCGTCCACCGGTTGGACAAGGAAACCTCCGGCGTGATGGTGATCGCCAAGACGGATCAGGCGCATCGCGCGCTGGCGGCTCAGTTCAAACAGCATACGATTACCCGTGTGTATGAGGCCTTGATCTGGGGTGTGCCGAAGAAAGGGCATGGCCTCATCGACCTCGCCATCGGGCGAGATACCAAAGAACGGAAGAAGTTTTCGCCGCGCACGACCAAGCCGAAGCCCTCGGCCACCGAATATCAGGTCGATCGGCGGTATGGAAAGGTCGCCGCCCATGTGCTGCTCTTGCCTAAGACGGGGCGAACTCACCAGCTGCGAGTCCACCTGACCTCGATCGAGCATCCGATCTTGGGCGACAAAACATACGGCGGAGCCAAGGTGATGACCGTCGAAGGCCTGCCCATTCCCAGGGTCATGCTGCACGCTCGTACACTTGGATTCACGCATCCCACCAGCCGGGAGCGCCGGCAATTCGACGTTCCCTGTCCTCCCGACATGGAACAGGTGCAGGAGTTGCTCCGTGCCGCCACGGCCCGTCGGGAAGTCGTCGGGACCTGA
- a CDS encoding GNAT family N-acetyltransferase: MPPALKTDKRTITYSDRNDFDAAQLLHLYRQAPWAKHRALELTKAMLTQTDVVISAWDGPRLVGFGRVLTDYVFRASIWDVIVDRDYQGRKIGTEIVRRILDHPTLRQVELFWLCTRMPGFYERLGFSAKEQTGMVWSRKKPAPHT, encoded by the coding sequence ATGCCTCCCGCTCTCAAGACCGACAAACGAACGATCACCTACTCCGACCGCAACGATTTCGACGCTGCACAACTCCTTCATTTATACCGCCAGGCTCCCTGGGCCAAACATCGCGCCCTGGAACTGACCAAGGCGATGCTCACCCAGACGGATGTCGTCATTTCGGCCTGGGATGGCCCGCGTTTGGTCGGATTCGGCCGTGTCTTGACGGACTATGTGTTTCGAGCCTCGATTTGGGATGTGATCGTCGATCGCGACTATCAAGGCCGGAAAATCGGCACCGAGATCGTCCGGCGGATTTTGGACCATCCCACCCTTCGGCAGGTCGAGTTGTTCTGGTTATGCACCCGCATGCCGGGGTTCTATGAACGGCTCGGGTTCAGCGCGAAGGAGCAGACCGGCATGGTCTGGTCACGAAAGAAGCCGGCGCCGCACACGTAA
- a CDS encoding Zinc ABC transporter, permease protein ZnuB: MLELLSYDFMQRSLLAAALVGAVCSVIGVFVVLRGLAFAGAGTSHAAFAGVTLAYLLGLPPLGLAIVFGLATVWITGWVEEKGRMKLDVSIGILYTATMALAILFLGLMKTYNPEVYGYLFGSVLSVTTEELMTIGWLSVVVLGTILLLSKELYFIAFDQEMAAASGVPARQIFYLLLSLVALTVVISLKTVGAILVFAMILIPASTAYQLTHSLTQMTLYSMLIGIFCSVSGVLLSYAFDLPSGPSIVLLATSLFFLAVCCSPKRLHRIQTQ; encoded by the coding sequence ATGCTTGAGCTTCTCTCCTACGATTTCATGCAGCGTTCGCTCCTAGCCGCAGCCCTGGTGGGCGCGGTCTGTTCCGTCATCGGCGTGTTCGTCGTCTTGCGGGGCCTGGCCTTCGCAGGGGCCGGCACGTCCCATGCGGCCTTTGCCGGCGTCACCCTAGCCTACCTGCTGGGCCTCCCGCCCCTCGGCCTGGCAATTGTGTTCGGCTTGGCTACGGTCTGGATCACCGGCTGGGTCGAAGAAAAGGGCCGCATGAAACTGGATGTGTCCATCGGTATCCTCTACACCGCCACGATGGCGCTGGCCATTCTCTTTCTGGGGCTCATGAAGACCTACAATCCGGAGGTGTACGGCTACCTGTTCGGCAGCGTTCTCTCCGTCACGACGGAAGAACTCATGACCATCGGCTGGTTGAGCGTCGTGGTCCTGGGAACCATCCTCCTACTCTCGAAAGAGCTCTACTTCATCGCCTTCGATCAGGAAATGGCGGCGGCCTCCGGCGTGCCGGCACGGCAGATTTTTTACCTCCTCCTGTCGCTCGTGGCCCTCACCGTGGTGATTTCACTGAAGACCGTCGGCGCCATCCTCGTGTTCGCGATGATTCTGATTCCCGCCTCCACCGCCTACCAGCTCACACACAGCTTGACGCAAATGACCCTCTACTCGATGCTCATCGGCATATTCTGCTCGGTGAGCGGCGTGCTGCTCTCCTATGCCTTCGACCTTCCCTCCGGTCCGTCCATCGTCCTGCTCGCCACCAGCCTCTTCTTTCTGGCCGTCTGCTGTTCACCTAAACGTTTGCACCGCATTCAGACGCAGTAG